Part of the Brevibacillus brevis genome is shown below.
CACCGGCGACATCGAACGTGACGCGGAAAGCAGCATCGTGCAGAACGGATTGCACGAAGTGGACGTCTTGAAGGTTGCTCACCATGGCAGCCAGACATCGAGCAGCGAACCGTTTTTGCAGGCGTCACACCCGAAGACCGCGGTCATTTCCGTCGGGAAAGGAAACCGCTACGGTCATCCTTCGGCAGAGGTGTTACAGCGTTTGAAGCAAACAGGCTCCAAAGTATACAGAACCGACAGGCATGGCGCCGTGACACTGATCATTACGCCTGCGGGGATGTCTTGGACGACTCAAGTCTCAAATACATAAAGGGTTTGCAACCTTTTCTTTGAGCGAACCGTCTGTAGGGGGGAGAGGAGAATATGCAGGAAGCAGATTTGATCAGGAAAGCGCAGTCCGGGGATCATGATGCGCTCGTCGACCTGCTCCGATCCATTGAGACCTCCGTTTACCGCAGCGCTTACTATATTCTTGGAAACGAACAGGACGCGCTCGACGCTTCCCAGGAAGTGCTGATTCGCATCTATCGAAAATTGGATACTTATCAGGAAAAGGCGAAATTTTCGACCTGGGTGCAGCGGATCGTCAGCAACGTCTGCATGGATAAATTTCGAGCGAAGAAGGAAACGGTCTCAATAGACGAGCATGAGTTGATTATCCCTGATCGAAACAACGTCGAAGATGAAATTCTTCTCACTGGATTGTCTAGCGACATTCAGGAAGCCATCGGAAAGCTGCCCAAGCAGTACCGGATGGTGGTAGTGCTCCGCTACCTGGAGGATTTTTCGTACCAGGAAATCGCGGAGGCATTGGAATTGCCGCTTAACACGGTTAAGTCGTATTTGTTCCGGGCCAGACAACAGTTGCAGGAACTTTTGTACGACTACCAGAAAGGGGGGATCGGTTGATGACCAACGAAGAAGTTTGGGAATGGATGCAGCGGGATCTGGATGGGGACCTGTCTGTGGAAGAGCAGCAAACGCTGCAGGCCCTTATTCGCAAAGATGCTGACCTGCAACTCATGTACAACCGTCTGAAAAATGTATCACAACAGCTAGAGCAGCTGCCCCCTGTCGTACCTTCATTCAGTATCGTGGACTCGATTTTGCCGCGATTGGAATCGGCAGCCGCGACTCCTGCGGCGAAAGCCTCTTCCCTGAATGAAGAAAGCCTGCCCACTCTGGAAGTTAAGCGCAACTCGTCTTCGCCGTCGGTAACAAAAAAGTGGAAGCGAATGAAAGTGTGGTTAACCAGTATCGGTAGCACAGCAGTGGCCGCCTGCCTATTGATCGGGCTGATGGTTCCAGGAAACGACGGCAAAAACGTCGAGCCCGATGCGTACCATCAAGGGGCGGAACCTGAGCCGCAGGAAACGGGCAATGCCGCACTTGTAGGGCCGCCAGCTCCTACTCCAAGCACTAATCCATCTCCATCGAATACTCAGGAGGAGGACAAGGGGAAACAGCAGCAACAAAAGCAACAAAAGCAGCAGGTCACCCCTTCGAATAACCAAGGCA
Proteins encoded:
- a CDS encoding sigma-70 family RNA polymerase sigma factor, with protein sequence MQEADLIRKAQSGDHDALVDLLRSIETSVYRSAYYILGNEQDALDASQEVLIRIYRKLDTYQEKAKFSTWVQRIVSNVCMDKFRAKKETVSIDEHELIIPDRNNVEDEILLTGLSSDIQEAIGKLPKQYRMVVVLRYLEDFSYQEIAEALELPLNTVKSYLFRARQQLQELLYDYQKGGIG